In the genome of Hymenobacter taeanensis, one region contains:
- a CDS encoding glycine zipper 2TM domain-containing protein, with protein MKKVSVIFAFVILFTTIFSGYAQAQHKISSSAKGAVIGGIGGAAAGALINKKNRVVGGAVGGAAGGGIGYVIGRNADNKRRAEAARVAAARRAEQQRAAAYRQGLAKGAARSKANTAVAAAPVTAAPAAAAAPAMMNSFAAAGAPSTFAMNSAYLPNTAYGQRDAAYPSSEVRRKSW; from the coding sequence ATGAAAAAGGTCAGTGTAATTTTCGCCTTTGTGATTCTGTTCACCACTATCTTCAGTGGTTATGCGCAAGCACAGCATAAAATCAGCTCAAGTGCTAAAGGCGCCGTAATTGGCGGTATCGGTGGTGCGGCCGCAGGTGCGCTTATCAACAAGAAAAACCGCGTGGTAGGTGGCGCAGTAGGTGGTGCCGCCGGGGGTGGCATAGGCTACGTTATCGGCCGCAATGCTGATAACAAGCGCCGGGCCGAAGCTGCTCGTGTAGCCGCCGCCCGCCGGGCTGAGCAGCAGCGTGCTGCCGCTTACCGCCAGGGCCTAGCCAAAGGCGCCGCTCGTAGCAAAGCCAATACGGCCGTAGCTGCTGCTCCCGTAACGGCCGCTCCGGCTGCTGCCGCTGCTCCCGCCATGATGAACAGCTTCGCGGCTGCCGGTGCTCCTAGCACGTTTGCCATGAACTCTGCTTATCTGCCCAACACCGCTTACGGTCAGCGTGATGCTGCTTACCCTTCTTCGGAGGTGCGTCGTAAGAGCTGGTAA
- a CDS encoding OmpA family protein: MKKRLLTFQILVLLLAMQVVASLPSLAQTAERRTSVGINTSVLQYKGDFGSEYWKFDSQQYAPGVALNQYLTRGLDLNLQLFYGQLSGPVTPTARFTTTLLNTNVAFKAKLANGWALKESFPVQPYLLAGGGWTFATRAAEPDSNRFEENHSYLDVMVGAGINLRLGRSVSLFVQSSQHMPMGANLDGSREERTPRWSDRFLQHTVGLTFNLGQLPDADEDGVPDAKDKCPNTSRDVEVDEHGCPLDDDEDGVPNYQDQCPDQAGTAATNGCPDSDNDGVDDTDDVCPEVPGKPELRGCPDTDNDGITDQEDKCPDTPTGADVDGTGCPLAPVPAPATVEDTDNDGVPNTLDRCPDHAGPAANQGCPEVNAATRRRLQEATKLIGFELNKATLLQASYPTLDTLARILTEYPDYSLSIAGHTDSRGPAAFNLRLSRERAAVAGAYLLSRGVAEIRVELRGYGAQHPLATNDTEAGRMQNRRVEFDLYLTGDPSAAQVKYGAEPTVAPVAPAKASKATPAKKGAAAKRPSVKAPAKKRPAGKPTTATPASNATSARKATPKTASPAPAKRK; the protein is encoded by the coding sequence ATGAAGAAACGGTTACTTACTTTCCAAATTCTGGTACTTCTGTTAGCTATGCAAGTGGTGGCCTCGCTGCCCAGCCTGGCTCAGACCGCGGAGCGCCGCACCAGCGTTGGAATTAACACCAGCGTGCTGCAATACAAAGGCGACTTTGGCTCTGAATACTGGAAGTTTGATAGCCAGCAATACGCGCCCGGCGTAGCCCTGAACCAGTACCTGACGCGTGGCCTAGACCTAAACCTACAGTTGTTTTATGGGCAGCTTTCGGGCCCGGTTACGCCCACGGCGCGTTTCACTACTACATTACTCAATACCAATGTTGCCTTCAAGGCGAAGCTTGCTAACGGTTGGGCGCTGAAGGAAAGCTTTCCGGTGCAGCCGTACCTGCTGGCCGGGGGCGGCTGGACGTTTGCCACCCGCGCCGCCGAGCCCGATAGCAACCGATTCGAGGAAAATCATAGCTACCTGGATGTAATGGTAGGAGCAGGTATCAATTTGCGCCTGGGGCGAAGCGTAAGCCTGTTTGTACAAAGCAGCCAGCACATGCCCATGGGGGCCAACCTGGATGGCTCCCGGGAAGAGCGGACGCCCCGGTGGTCAGACCGGTTTCTGCAGCATACGGTAGGCCTTACGTTTAACCTGGGCCAGTTGCCCGACGCCGACGAGGATGGGGTGCCCGATGCGAAGGATAAATGCCCCAATACCTCCCGCGATGTAGAAGTAGATGAACACGGCTGCCCCCTCGACGATGATGAGGATGGCGTGCCAAACTACCAGGACCAGTGCCCCGACCAGGCCGGCACAGCCGCCACCAACGGCTGCCCCGACTCTGACAATGATGGCGTAGACGATACCGACGACGTGTGCCCCGAGGTGCCAGGCAAACCCGAGCTGCGAGGCTGCCCCGACACCGATAACGACGGCATTACGGATCAGGAAGATAAATGCCCTGATACGCCCACCGGCGCAGACGTGGATGGTACTGGCTGCCCCCTGGCACCCGTACCCGCCCCGGCCACCGTAGAGGATACAGACAATGATGGCGTGCCTAACACCCTTGACCGCTGCCCCGACCACGCCGGACCAGCCGCCAACCAAGGCTGCCCCGAGGTGAATGCCGCCACCCGGCGCCGGCTGCAGGAGGCTACCAAGCTGATTGGTTTCGAGCTAAATAAGGCTACGCTCCTGCAGGCCTCTTACCCAACCCTGGATACGCTGGCCCGCATTCTCACCGAGTACCCTGACTACTCCCTCAGCATAGCCGGCCATACCGACAGCCGCGGTCCGGCTGCCTTCAACCTGCGCCTCTCGCGGGAGCGAGCCGCCGTTGCGGGTGCTTACCTACTCTCGCGAGGGGTGGCTGAAATCCGGGTGGAGCTACGGGGCTATGGGGCCCAGCACCCCCTGGCTACCAACGATACTGAAGCGGGCCGCATGCAGAACCGCCGCGTAGAGTTTGACCTGTACCTGACCGGCGACCCCAGTGCGGCCCAGGTAAAGTACGGCGCCGAGCCAACGGTGGCTCCGGTGGCTCCAGCCAAGGCTAGCAAAGCTACTCCCGCTAAAAAAGGCGCAGCTGCTAAACGGCCATCTGTAAAAGCCCCGGCAAAAAAGCGACCTGCTGGCAAGCCTACTACTGCCACCCCAGCGAGCAACGCCACAAGTGCCCGAAAGGCAACGCCCAAAACCGCTTCACCAGCTCCAGCTAAACGCAAGTAG
- a CDS encoding YybH family protein, with the protein MKPFLGLLLGGALLASCSGPKTDATAVNVQTLNQQFIGAWNAKNTAALDTLLADDVQYAQGETRFNGKSEVSDKWVRATMGTISDLKTYTTSTGSGDNIAYEAGTFSTDVLPEAPGQPHGEGEGNFILLWKKQKNNSWKLSYVQLEGLPVKVR; encoded by the coding sequence ATGAAACCCTTTCTTGGCCTCCTGTTAGGGGGCGCCCTGCTGGCCTCTTGCTCTGGCCCGAAAACCGATGCCACCGCTGTAAATGTGCAAACCCTCAACCAGCAGTTTATTGGTGCCTGGAACGCTAAAAACACGGCGGCGCTCGATACGCTGCTCGCCGACGACGTGCAGTACGCCCAGGGCGAAACGCGCTTCAACGGCAAATCAGAAGTATCAGACAAGTGGGTGCGTGCCACCATGGGCACCATCTCCGACCTGAAGACCTACACCACCAGCACGGGTTCTGGGGATAATATCGCCTACGAGGCTGGCACGTTCTCTACGGATGTGCTGCCCGAGGCACCCGGCCAGCCCCACGGTGAAGGTGAAGGCAACTTTATCCTGCTCTGGAAAAAGCAAAAGAACAACAGCTGGAAACTCAGCTACGTGCAGCTGGAAGGCTTGCCCGTGAAGGTCCGCTAG
- a CDS encoding EamA family transporter, which translates to MPTSRRFTLPPLPAVLLSIVSVQGGAAIAKGLFPVLGAAGTASVRIGFSALLLLLVVRPRLGQLQRPQWRAVVPYGLALGSMNFLFYCALARIPLGLAVTLEFVGPLVLALTGSRRWSDVIWVVLAGAGIALIAPWSGHGIDMLGLVFALAAGAAWAIYIVLSQRAAALLPGPVAVTVGMVVAALLILPFGIGSGQLATVTPHWLLLGSLLAVFSSVLPFTLEMQALKSMPTRTFSILMSLEPVAAAFSGWLLLNEHLTRNQWLAVGLIVVASAGATLTSTPTHTAVANE; encoded by the coding sequence CTGCCTGCCGTGTTACTTTCTATTGTGAGCGTGCAGGGTGGGGCGGCCATTGCCAAAGGCTTGTTTCCGGTGCTGGGCGCGGCGGGTACGGCCAGCGTGCGTATCGGCTTCTCGGCGTTGCTGCTGTTGCTGGTGGTACGCCCCCGGTTGGGTCAATTGCAGCGGCCGCAGTGGCGCGCCGTAGTGCCTTATGGCCTCGCGTTGGGCAGCATGAATTTTCTGTTTTACTGCGCCCTGGCGCGCATTCCGTTGGGGCTGGCGGTAACCCTGGAGTTTGTGGGGCCCCTGGTGCTGGCTCTAACTGGCTCACGCCGCTGGTCAGATGTAATTTGGGTGGTGCTGGCCGGGGCAGGCATTGCCCTGATTGCCCCCTGGAGCGGGCACGGCATTGATATGCTAGGCCTCGTGTTTGCCCTGGCCGCCGGTGCTGCCTGGGCCATCTATATTGTGTTGAGCCAGCGAGCAGCAGCCTTGCTGCCCGGCCCCGTAGCAGTAACCGTAGGTATGGTAGTGGCGGCGCTGCTTATTCTGCCCTTCGGAATAGGTAGTGGGCAGCTGGCTACTGTTACCCCACACTGGCTCCTGTTGGGCAGCTTACTGGCGGTATTCTCCAGCGTACTCCCTTTCACGCTGGAAATGCAGGCGCTGAAATCAATGCCTACCCGCACTTTTAGCATCCTGATGAGTCTGGAGCCCGTAGCTGCGGCTTTTTCTGGCTGGCTCTTGCTCAATGAGCATCTTACGCGCAACCAGTGGTTGGCGGTAGGGCTTATTGTAGTGGCCAGCGCAGGCGCTACTCTCACCTCTACCCCAACGCACACAGCCGTAGCCAACGAGTAA